A window of Blautia argi genomic DNA:
ACTTTTATTTGCTTTCAGACAGTTCTGGGACAGGGTTTTCATAAATTTTCGATTGTTATTTTCCAACAACTTCATGCTCTCGCCCCCTTATTCTGCAATCTTCCCGTCTTCAATATGAAGCATGCGGTCTGCCACCTGCGCCAGTTCCGGGTTGTGGGTAATCATAACAAGGGTCTGCCCGAATTCTGTGGTGGTCATCTTTAAAAGCTGCATGACCTCCAAAGAGGTGTGGGTGTCCAAATTTCCGGTTGGCTCATCTGCCAAAAGTATGGCGGGCTTTGCTGCCAGCGCTCTGGCAATGGCCACTCTCTGCTGCTGTCCTCCGGAAAGATTGTTGGGGAGATTTTCCAGCTTTTCTTCCAAATGCAGCATATGGATAATTTCCTTTAAATAGGTTCTGTCCACCTTATTTCCGTCCAACTCTATGGGCAGGACAATGTTTTGATATACATTTAAAATGGGAACCAGGTTGTAATTCTGAAACACAAATCCTATATTCCGTCTACGGAAAACCGTAAGCTGCTCATCGTTCATTTTTGCAATTTCTTTTCCTCTGATTTTCACACTTCCTGAGGTGGGAACGTCCAGACCTCCCAGCATATTCAAAAGTGTGGACTTACCGCTGCCAGAGGTACCTATAACTGCAACAAATTCTCCTTTTTCCACAGAAACGCTGACTCCGTCTAATGCTTTTGTAATATTTGCACCCTGTCCATAATATTTTTTCAAATCCTTTGTTTCTAAAATATAATCCATGGTGTTTCCTTCCTTTCTTTTGATACTGTCAGCATACAAAAAAATTATCTCAAACTGTTCTCAAAAAAGTAACAGAATTGAGATAATTCCCTTTTCCCTATCCCTCTATCGGCAAATGGATACAGATGGTCGTTCCCTCGCCCACTCTGGAGTGTGCCTCCATAAAGCCTTTTTGCATCATCACGATTTCCCTTGCCAGATACAATCCAATGCCGACGCCCTCCACCTCTGCGGACTCCGGCTCTCTGTAAAACCGTTTAAAGATATCAGGCAGTCGATTCTGCGGGATTCCTCGTCCATTGTCCCGGATTTTAATTCTTACAAAAAAATCGGTTTTTTCTGCCGAAATCCAAATTTTGCCACCCTTTTTTGTATATTTGATTCCATTATCCAGCACATTAAACACGGCCTCCCCTGTCCAGCGTTTATCAAAATAAGCCGTCAGGTTTTCTTCACAGGAAACCTGTATTTCCATCTCCTTTTTCTCTGCAAGAAGAGCTGCATCGCAGACTGCCTGCGCCAAAAGCTCATATACAGAGTTGTTCTTTGGCTGTACCTTTACAAGTCCTGTTTCCATTCTGGACATCTGAATCATACTCTGCATAAAAAACTCCAGCTTATCCACCTGATGCTCAGAGGCTTTTAAAAAATCCTCCCTTTTTTCCTCGGAAATCCCCTTCCGCTCCAAAAGATTATGATACATGCGGATTCCGGCAATGGGAGTTTTCACCTGATGAGAAATATCAGAAATCATGGATTCCAATTGCTTTCTCTGCCGAAGATTCTCCTCTGATTTCATTTCTATGATTTCATAAAGACGGCGCATACGCATCTGGATTTTTCCCATAAGGGTTTCCTGATTTTCCTGAAATACAATATCCTTTTCCCCTGCAATCATGGCCTCCAGACAGTCCATAATCTGCTCTGTATATGCAAGAAAGCCTTTTCTGGCATAAAGAACGCAAAACACCCCTGCCAGAAAAAATACTGCAGATAAAACCAGCAACAAAAGTTCCATGTTATTTTCCGCCTTTCCACTGATACCCCATTCCATATAAGGTCTTAATATAGGAATGCTCAGAATCTTCCAGTTTCTTTCTCAGACGGTTAATATTTACCGCCACTGCATGCTCGTCCACAAAATTTCCGCCCTGGTCCCAGATTTTCTCCAAAAGAACGCCTTTTGTCAAAACACGGTCCGCATTGGCAATGAGAAGCCGCAAAATCCGGTATTCCGTAGGCGTCATAGAGAGCGGTTCCCCGGCCTTTTGGGCAGTCATTTTATCAAAATCTATGTTCAGATATCCGTCATTATAGAGGCCTCTTTCCTTTGTCCTTCTGCCTTTTCTGAGCGCTGCCTCAATTCGTCTGTGAAGAATGGGCATTTTAAAGGGCTTTGTAATATAATCATCTGCCCCACAGTCAAAACCCATCATTTCGTCCCGTTCCATATCTCTGGCAGTAAGAAAAATAACAGGGATATCCTGCTCCGCCTTCACAGCCCGGCAGAAATCAAAGCCGTCCCCATCCGGCAGATTTCCGTCCAGCAAAATCAAATCCACTTCCCCTTCTTCAAAAAACACCATACCCTCCCTTAAGGTGAAAGCAGAACGCACCCCATAGCCTTCCAGTTCCAGGTCACAGGTCAGCCCTGCATTTAAATCTCTGTCGTCCTCAATCAGTAATATCTTTTTCATGTTTCTTTGTTTCCTTTTTCTGAATTTATTTACTACATCATAGCATTAATGTTTTCTCTGGTCAAAGGTGAAACGTCGTTAAACTTTAAACAATTTTTAGAAAATCTATATTTTTTTTATTGATTTATTGAGGTAAATATGTATAATAGAAAAGAGAACTAGGTTTTTTGGTTCTCTTCAAAAAAGGAACATCTCAGGTCTGTTTTTCAGACCGGATTTTCATGATTATTATGTAAAGAAAAGAGA
This region includes:
- a CDS encoding ABC transporter ATP-binding protein, yielding MDYILETKDLKKYYGQGANITKALDGVSVSVEKGEFVAVIGTSGSGKSTLLNMLGGLDVPTSGSVKIRGKEIAKMNDEQLTVFRRRNIGFVFQNYNLVPILNVYQNIVLPIELDGNKVDRTYLKEIIHMLHLEEKLENLPNNLSGGQQQRVAIARALAAKPAILLADEPTGNLDTHTSLEVMQLLKMTTTEFGQTLVMITHNPELAQVADRMLHIEDGKIAE
- a CDS encoding sensor histidine kinase: MELLLLVLSAVFFLAGVFCVLYARKGFLAYTEQIMDCLEAMIAGEKDIVFQENQETLMGKIQMRMRRLYEIIEMKSEENLRQRKQLESMISDISHQVKTPIAGIRMYHNLLERKGISEEKREDFLKASEHQVDKLEFFMQSMIQMSRMETGLVKVQPKNNSVYELLAQAVCDAALLAEKKEMEIQVSCEENLTAYFDKRWTGEAVFNVLDNGIKYTKKGGKIWISAEKTDFFVRIKIRDNGRGIPQNRLPDIFKRFYREPESAEVEGVGIGLYLAREIVMMQKGFMEAHSRVGEGTTICIHLPIEG
- a CDS encoding response regulator transcription factor, yielding MKKILLIEDDRDLNAGLTCDLELEGYGVRSAFTLREGMVFFEEGEVDLILLDGNLPDGDGFDFCRAVKAEQDIPVIFLTARDMERDEMMGFDCGADDYITKPFKMPILHRRIEAALRKGRRTKERGLYNDGYLNIDFDKMTAQKAGEPLSMTPTEYRILRLLIANADRVLTKGVLLEKIWDQGGNFVDEHAVAVNINRLRKKLEDSEHSYIKTLYGMGYQWKGGK